A genomic segment from Neobacillus sp. YX16 encodes:
- a CDS encoding DUF1836 domain-containing protein, with the protein MEKIHEIIEKIGLHTNMTLDEIPNIDLYMDQVIQLFENKFGDLKRNDEEKVLTKTMINNYAKGKLIFPIKNKKYSKEHLLLMSLIYQLKGALSINDIQVTLDGINKRITNEDIELDSFYNSYLTLSHKNATDFNMDIEDRIKDIKEEVTKMEDKHSPYLEQVLMISSLVHMSNLYRKVAEKLVDEIVIEKEAKRHR; encoded by the coding sequence ATGGAAAAAATCCATGAAATTATTGAAAAGATTGGTCTTCATACCAACATGACGCTAGATGAAATACCGAATATTGATTTATATATGGACCAAGTCATTCAGTTATTTGAGAACAAATTTGGAGATTTGAAGAGAAACGATGAGGAAAAGGTTCTTACCAAAACGATGATCAATAACTATGCAAAAGGAAAGCTTATCTTTCCAATAAAAAATAAGAAGTATTCCAAAGAACATTTACTATTGATGAGTTTAATTTATCAGCTAAAAGGGGCTCTTTCGATTAACGATATTCAGGTAACGCTTGATGGAATTAACAAAAGAATTACCAATGAGGATATCGAGTTAGACTCATTCTATAATAGTTATTTGACTCTATCACATAAGAATGCCACAGATTTCAACATGGATATTGAAGATCGCATTAAGGATATAAAGGAGGAAGTAACAAAAATGGAGGATAAGCACTCACCTTACCTTGAGCAGGTGCTAATGATATCTTCACTTGTACATATGAGTAATTTGTATCGAAAAGTCGCAGAAAAGCTGGTTGACGAAATCGTTATAGAAAAAGAAGCAAAGCGCCACCGCTGA